The proteins below are encoded in one region of Paraburkholderia phenazinium:
- a CDS encoding glutamate synthase-related protein: protein MNDHQQPVSSVPAAQGLYDPQNEHDACGVGFVAHIKGKKSHEIIEQGLKILENLDHRGAVGADPLMGDGAGILIQIPDGFYREEMAKQGVTLPPNGEYGVGMIFLPKEHASRLACEQELERTVKAEGQVVLGWRDVPVDHSMPISPTVKASEPLIRQIFIGRGKDIMVTDALERKLYVIRKTASHRIQALKLKHGKEYFVPSMSARTVVYKGLLLAGQVGVYYRDLQDDRTVSALALVHQRFSTNTFPAWELAHPYRMIAHNGEINTVKGNVNWLNARTGAIASHVLGDDLPKLWPLIYPGQSDTASFDNCLELLVMAGYPLVHAMMMMIPEAWEQHTLMDDNRRAFYEYHAAMMEPWDGPAAIAFTDGRQIGATLDRNGLRPARYIVTDDDLVIMASEAGTLPIPESKIVKKWRLQPGKMFLIDMEHGRIIDDKELKDNLANAKPYKSWIDAVRIKLDEIEPSAEDVVTERREPAALLDRQQAFGYTQEDLKFLMAPMAQAGEEAVGSMGNDSPLAVMSNKNKTLYHYFKQLFAQVTNPPIDPIRENMVMSLVSFVGPKPNLLDTNNINPPMRLEVSQPVLDFRDIAKIRAIDQYTGGKFSSYELNICYPVSWGKEGIEARLASLCAEAVDAVKSGYNMLIVSDRKTDRDNVAIPALLATAAIHTHLVQHGLRTSAGLVVETGSARETHHFALLAGYGAEAVHPYLAMETLAQMAAGLKGDLSADKAVYNFTKAVGKGLQKVMSKMGISTYMSYTGAQIFEAVGLAEDLVSKYFKGTSSKVGGIGLFDVAEEAIRLHREAFGDNPVLATMLDAGGEYAYRVRGEEHMWTPDAIAKLQHSARSNSYQTYKEYAHLINDQTRRHMTFRGLFEFKFDPSKAIPLDEVEPAKEIVKRFATGAMSLGSISTEAHATLAVAMNRIGGKSNTGEGGEDANRYRNELRGIPIKNGDTMKSVIGEEVIVDIPLKDGDSLRSKIKQVASGRFGVTAEYLSSADQIQIKMAQGAKPGEGGQLPGHKVSDYIGKLRYSVPGVGLISPPPHHDIYSIEDLAQLIHDLKNANSAASISVKLVSESGVGTVAAGVAKAKADHVVIAGHDGGTGASPLSSLKHAGTPWELGLAETQQTLVLNQLRGRIRVQADGQMKTGRDVVIGALLGADEFGFATAPLVVQGCIMMRKCHLNTCPVGVATQDPVLRAKFKGQPEHVVNFFFFVAEEAREIMAQLGIRKFDDLIGHAELLDTKKGIEHWKAKGLDFSRVFYQPSVPAEVARKHVDVQDHGLDKALDHTLIEKAKAAIEKGEHVSFIQPVRNVNRTVGAMLSGMVARKYGHDGLPDDSIHIQLKGTAGQSFGAFLARGITLDLVGDGNDYVGKGLSGGRIIIRPTNDFRGKSEENIICGNTVMYGAIEGEAFFRGVAGERFCVRNSGATAVVEGTGDHGCEYMTGGTVVVLGETGRNFAAGMSGGLAYVYDPDSTFAGKCNKSMVALDPVLQQAEQERTVDKGLWHANETDEVLLKGLIERHFQFTGSPRAKALLENWDASRRQFVKVFPTEYKRALGEMAAKKANKEVLAA from the coding sequence ATGAACGATCACCAGCAACCGGTCTCTTCGGTTCCCGCCGCGCAAGGTCTCTATGACCCGCAAAACGAGCACGACGCCTGTGGTGTCGGCTTCGTCGCGCACATCAAAGGCAAGAAAAGCCACGAGATCATCGAGCAGGGTCTGAAGATTCTCGAGAACCTCGATCACCGGGGCGCCGTCGGCGCAGATCCGCTGATGGGCGACGGCGCCGGTATCCTCATCCAGATCCCGGACGGCTTCTATCGCGAGGAAATGGCCAAGCAGGGCGTGACGTTGCCGCCGAACGGCGAATACGGCGTCGGCATGATATTCCTGCCCAAGGAACACGCCTCGCGTCTCGCCTGCGAACAGGAGCTCGAGCGCACGGTAAAGGCCGAGGGCCAGGTGGTGCTGGGCTGGCGTGATGTGCCGGTCGACCATTCCATGCCGATTTCGCCCACCGTCAAGGCGAGCGAGCCGCTGATCCGTCAGATCTTTATCGGCCGCGGCAAGGACATCATGGTGACCGACGCGCTCGAACGGAAGCTGTACGTCATCCGCAAGACCGCGAGCCACCGCATCCAGGCGCTCAAGCTCAAGCACGGCAAGGAGTACTTCGTGCCGTCCATGTCGGCGCGCACGGTGGTCTACAAGGGCCTGCTGCTGGCCGGCCAGGTCGGCGTGTACTACCGCGACCTGCAGGACGACCGCACCGTGTCGGCGCTGGCGCTGGTGCACCAACGCTTCTCCACGAACACGTTCCCGGCGTGGGAACTGGCTCACCCGTACCGGATGATTGCCCACAACGGCGAAATCAACACGGTGAAGGGCAACGTCAACTGGCTGAATGCGCGTACGGGCGCAATCGCCTCGCACGTGCTTGGTGACGACCTGCCGAAGCTGTGGCCGCTGATCTACCCGGGCCAATCGGACACCGCTTCGTTCGACAACTGCCTCGAACTGCTGGTGATGGCCGGCTATCCGCTCGTCCACGCGATGATGATGATGATCCCGGAAGCCTGGGAACAGCACACGCTGATGGACGACAACCGCCGCGCGTTCTACGAATACCACGCCGCCATGATGGAGCCGTGGGACGGCCCCGCCGCGATCGCGTTCACCGACGGCCGTCAGATTGGCGCCACGCTCGACCGTAACGGCCTGCGTCCGGCGCGCTACATCGTGACGGACGACGACCTCGTCATCATGGCGTCGGAAGCGGGCACGCTGCCGATTCCCGAATCGAAGATCGTCAAGAAGTGGCGTCTGCAGCCGGGCAAGATGTTCCTGATCGACATGGAACACGGCCGCATCATCGACGACAAGGAACTCAAGGACAACCTCGCCAACGCGAAGCCGTACAAGAGCTGGATCGACGCGGTGCGCATCAAGCTCGACGAAATCGAGCCGAGCGCGGAAGACGTCGTGACGGAGCGTCGCGAGCCCGCAGCCTTGCTGGATCGTCAGCAGGCCTTCGGCTACACCCAGGAAGACCTCAAGTTCCTGATGGCGCCGATGGCGCAAGCCGGCGAAGAGGCCGTCGGTTCGATGGGCAACGACTCGCCGCTGGCGGTCATGTCCAACAAGAACAAGACGCTCTATCACTACTTCAAGCAGCTGTTCGCGCAAGTCACGAACCCGCCGATCGACCCGATCCGTGAAAACATGGTGATGTCGCTGGTGTCGTTCGTCGGTCCGAAGCCGAACCTGTTGGATACGAACAACATCAACCCGCCGATGCGTCTCGAAGTGTCGCAGCCGGTGCTCGACTTCCGTGACATCGCCAAGATCCGCGCGATCGATCAATACACGGGCGGCAAGTTCAGTTCGTATGAGCTGAACATCTGCTATCCGGTGTCCTGGGGCAAGGAAGGCATCGAAGCGCGCCTGGCGTCGCTGTGCGCGGAAGCCGTCGATGCGGTGAAGTCCGGCTACAACATGCTGATCGTGTCGGACCGCAAGACCGATCGCGACAACGTCGCGATCCCGGCGTTGCTCGCCACCGCCGCGATCCACACGCATCTCGTGCAGCACGGTCTGCGCACGAGCGCGGGGCTGGTTGTCGAAACCGGCTCGGCGCGTGAGACGCATCACTTCGCGTTGCTCGCGGGCTACGGCGCGGAAGCCGTGCACCCGTACCTCGCGATGGAAACGCTCGCGCAGATGGCGGCCGGCCTGAAGGGCGACCTGTCGGCGGACAAGGCGGTCTACAACTTCACCAAGGCAGTCGGCAAGGGCCTGCAGAAGGTCATGTCGAAGATGGGCATTTCGACGTACATGTCGTACACCGGTGCGCAGATCTTCGAAGCGGTCGGCCTTGCCGAAGACCTAGTGTCGAAGTACTTCAAGGGCACCTCGTCAAAGGTGGGCGGCATTGGCCTGTTTGACGTAGCGGAAGAAGCCATTCGTCTGCATCGCGAAGCATTCGGCGACAACCCCGTGCTGGCCACGATGCTCGACGCAGGCGGCGAGTACGCCTACCGCGTGCGCGGCGAAGAACATATGTGGACGCCGGATGCGATCGCCAAGCTGCAACACTCGGCGCGCAGCAACTCATATCAGACGTACAAGGAATACGCGCACCTGATCAACGATCAGACCCGTCGTCACATGACGTTCCGCGGCCTGTTCGAGTTCAAGTTCGATCCGAGCAAGGCGATTCCGCTCGACGAAGTCGAACCGGCTAAGGAAATCGTCAAGCGCTTCGCAACGGGTGCGATGTCGTTGGGCTCGATCTCGACCGAAGCCCACGCTACGTTGGCGGTGGCGATGAACCGCATCGGCGGCAAGTCGAACACCGGTGAGGGCGGCGAGGATGCGAACCGCTATCGCAACGAACTGCGCGGCATTCCGATCAAGAACGGCGACACGATGAAGTCGGTGATCGGCGAAGAAGTCATCGTCGACATTCCGTTGAAGGACGGCGATTCGCTGCGCTCGAAGATCAAACAGGTGGCGTCGGGCCGTTTCGGCGTGACGGCGGAGTATCTGTCGTCGGCCGACCAGATCCAGATCAAGATGGCGCAGGGCGCGAAGCCGGGCGAAGGCGGCCAGCTGCCGGGTCACAAGGTGTCCGACTACATCGGCAAGCTGCGTTACTCGGTGCCGGGCGTTGGCCTGATCTCCCCGCCGCCGCACCATGACATTTACTCGATCGAAGATCTGGCGCAGCTGATCCACGATCTGAAGAACGCGAACTCGGCAGCCAGCATCTCGGTGAAGCTTGTGTCCGAATCGGGTGTCGGTACGGTTGCTGCAGGTGTGGCAAAGGCGAAGGCCGATCACGTCGTGATCGCGGGTCATGATGGCGGCACGGGCGCCTCGCCCCTGTCGTCGCTCAAGCACGCCGGCACGCCGTGGGAACTCGGTCTCGCTGAAACGCAGCAGACCCTGGTGCTGAATCAGTTGCGTGGCCGTATCCGTGTGCAGGCCGACGGTCAGATGAAGACCGGCCGCGACGTCGTGATCGGCGCACTGCTCGGCGCGGATGAATTCGGCTTTGCGACGGCGCCGCTCGTAGTCCAGGGCTGCATCATGATGCGCAAGTGCCACCTGAATACCTGCCCGGTTGGCGTTGCGACGCAGGATCCAGTGCTGCGCGCGAAGTTCAAGGGCCAGCCGGAACACGTCGTCAACTTCTTCTTCTTCGTTGCGGAAGAAGCGCGCGAAATCATGGCGCAACTGGGCATCCGCAAGTTCGACGACCTGATCGGCCATGCCGAACTGCTCGACACGAAGAAGGGCATCGAGCACTGGAAGGCGAAGGGTCTGGACTTCTCGCGCGTGTTTTATCAGCCGTCAGTCCCGGCGGAAGTTGCGCGCAAGCACGTCGACGTGCAGGACCACGGTCTCGACAAGGCGCTCGATCACACGCTGATCGAGAAGGCGAAGGCAGCGATCGAGAAGGGCGAGCATGTCTCGTTCATCCAGCCGGTGCGCAACGTGAATCGCACCGTCGGTGCGATGTTGTCAGGCATGGTCGCCAGGAAGTATGGCCATGACGGTTTGCCCGACGACTCGATTCACATTCAGCTCAAGGGCACGGCTGGCCAGAGCTTCGGCGCGTTCCTCGCCAGGGGCATCACGCTCGATCTGGTCGGCGACGGTAACGACTACGTCGGCAAGGGCCTGTCGGGCGGACGCATCATCATTCGTCCGACTAACGATTTCCGCGGCAAGTCGGAAGAAAACATCATCTGCGGCAACACGGTGATGTACGGTGCGATCGAAGGCGAAGCGTTCTTCCGCGGTGTGGCAGGCGAGCGTTTCTGCGTGCGTAACTCGGGTGCGACGGCGGTTGTCGAAGGCACGGGCGACCATGGTTGCGAATACATGACCGGTGGCACGGTGGTCGTGCTCGGCGAAACCGGCCGTAACTTCGCGGCCGGCATGTCGGGCGGCCTCGCTTATGTGTATGACCCGGACAGCACGTTTGCCGGCAAGTGCAACAAGTCGATGGTCGCGCTCGATCCGGTGCTGCAACAGGCCGAACAGGAACGCACGGTCGACAAGGGCCTGTGGCACGCGAACGAAACCGACGAAGTGCTGCTCAAGGGGCTTATCGAGCGTCACTTCCAGTTCACCGGCTCGCCGCGTGCGAAGGCATTGCTCGAAAACTGGGACGCGTCACGCCGTCAGTTCGTGAAGGTGTTCCCGACGGAATACAAGCGCGCACTGGGCGAGATGGCTGCGAAGAAAGCGAACAAGGAAGTCCTCGCCGCGTAA
- a CDS encoding transposase: MARLARLYVPDQPQHVILRGLDQQPAFVDEQDYELFIDCLKAASRDHHLSIHAYALMPGAVQLLVTPTEESSLPKAMQAVGRRYVAHFNRRYSRRGTLWEGRYRATVIEGERYFLLASRVVEMCPVRGQLVSAPEDYRWSSYRHHIGLTLDSLITDHPLYWSLGNTPFERQRAYRELCEQPLDEREASQLQQATLKGWVLGSDTYREWAARAANRRVSPLPRGRPRKVRETPQTQ; encoded by the coding sequence ATGGCACGGCTCGCACGTCTCTATGTCCCCGACCAGCCGCAACACGTCATCCTGCGCGGGCTTGATCAGCAGCCCGCATTTGTCGACGAACAGGATTACGAGCTCTTCATCGATTGTCTGAAGGCGGCTTCCCGCGACCATCATCTGTCTATCCACGCGTACGCGTTGATGCCAGGTGCGGTGCAACTGCTCGTCACTCCTACAGAGGAGTCGAGCTTGCCCAAGGCAATGCAAGCGGTTGGTCGCCGCTACGTCGCCCACTTCAACCGGCGCTATTCGCGGCGCGGCACCTTGTGGGAGGGACGCTACCGGGCAACCGTCATCGAAGGCGAGCGTTACTTCCTGCTGGCAAGCCGGGTGGTGGAAATGTGTCCGGTGCGAGGGCAACTCGTTAGTGCACCAGAAGATTACCGGTGGTCGAGCTACCGGCACCATATTGGGCTGACACTCGACAGCCTGATTACGGATCACCCGTTGTACTGGTCGCTCGGCAATACGCCGTTCGAGCGCCAGCGCGCCTACCGCGAACTTTGCGAGCAGCCGCTGGATGAGCGCGAAGCCAGCCAGTTGCAACAGGCCACGCTAAAAGGCTGGGTCCTGGGAAGCGACACGTATCGCGAATGGGCGGCGCGAGCAGCCAACCGCCGGGTGTCGCCGCTGCCGCGCGGGCGACCGCGCAAGGTTCGGGAAACGCCGCAGACCCAATAA